In Kangiella koreensis DSM 16069, the DNA window GTCGCTCGAAAAACCGTCGTGTTGAGCTAACCATTACTCCAGATCCACAAAACTAAGTGTATCTGTTCTTCTAAAAAGCGGCTTCGGCCGCTTTTTCTTTGTCTGTGGGTAATTTAGTTGATCCTTTTTTAGGGTCACTCCTTTCTATCAATAGCCGCATCTAGTAAAATTAGCGCAATTTTGAAAGGGTCAGTTGACCCGAGCCCACTTTTATCTAGGAATTCAAATGAGCGACAAAAAATCCCTGAGCTACAAAGACGCAGGTGTGGACATTGATGCAGGCAACGCCTTAGTAGACCGTATTAAAGACGTTTGCAAAAAAACGTACCGCCCTGAAGTGATGGGAAATATCGGTGGTTTTGGCGCACTTTTCGATTTGCCTTCAGGTTATGAAGAGCCAGCATTAGTAGCAGGAACGGATGGCGTAGGAACCAAGTTGCGTCTTGCCTTGAATCTGAAAAAGCACGATACCGTTGGGATTGATTTGGTCGCAATGTGTGTCAATGACCTGGTTGTTCAAGGTGCTGAACCTCTGTTCTTCCTGGATTATTACGCTACCGGTAAACTGGATGTTGATATTGCAGCAGACGTTGTCACCGGTATTGCTAAAGGTTGCGAAATTTCAGGTTGCTCATTGATTGGCGGCGAAACTGCTGAAATGCCGGGTATGTATGAAGGCGATGACTACGATTTAGCTGGCTTCTGCGTTGGTATCGTTGACAAGAAAAAGATTATTGATGGCAGCAAAGTGAAAACAGGCGATGTATTGCTAGGACTTGCTTCAAGCGGCCCACACTCAAACGGTTACTCATTGATCCGCAAAATCCTTGAAGTTAGCGGCGCAGATGTTAATGCCGAGTTTGAGAATGGCAAAACCTTGGGCGAAACCCTGTTAGAACCGACCCGAATCTATGTTAAGCCTCTA includes these proteins:
- the purM gene encoding phosphoribosylformylglycinamidine cyclo-ligase, encoding MSDKKSLSYKDAGVDIDAGNALVDRIKDVCKKTYRPEVMGNIGGFGALFDLPSGYEEPALVAGTDGVGTKLRLALNLKKHDTVGIDLVAMCVNDLVVQGAEPLFFLDYYATGKLDVDIAADVVTGIAKGCEISGCSLIGGETAEMPGMYEGDDYDLAGFCVGIVDKKKIIDGSKVKTGDVLLGLASSGPHSNGYSLIRKILEVSGADVNAEFENGKTLGETLLEPTRIYVKPLLRLFKEVEVKAISHITGGGLQENLPRVMPKTSKAMVNTSAWQMPKVFQWLQTEGNVDRHEMHRTFNCGIGMVLVVSKENAERASDLLQTLGETVYNIGYIAARDGDEEQVVL